The genomic interval TGCGCTCGTTCGTCGACTCGAACGGCGACGGCTCCGGGGATCTCGGCGGACTCATCTCGCGCCTCGACTACCTGCAGTGGCTCGGCGTGGACGCACTCTGGATCCCGCCCATCTTCGCTTCCCCGTTGCGCGACGGCGGCTACGACGTCTCCGATTACCGCACGATCCTGCCCGAGTACGGCACCATCGACGAGTTCCGCGAGCTCATCACCAAGGCGCACGAGCGCAACATGCGCGTCGTCATCGACCTGCCGCTCAACCACACATCCGACCAGCACGAATGGTTCCAGCAGTCGCGCAGCGACCCTGAGGGGCCCTACGGCGATTTCTACGTGTGGCGCGACACGGACGAGGGGTTCCCCAACATCCGCATCATCTTCACCGACTACGAGGACTCCAACTGGGCGTTCGACGCCGAGCGTCGCCAGTTCTACTTCCACCGCTTCTTCTCGCACCAGCCCGACCTCAACTATCGCAATCCGGCCGTTCACGCGGCGGTCTTCGACATCATCCGGTTCTGGATGGACATGGGCGTCGACGGCTTCCGCCTCGACGCGATCCCCTACCTCTACGAATCCGAGGAGGGCAACGGCGAGGGCGAACCTGAGACGCACGAGTTCATCAAGGCCATCCGCCGCATGATGGACGAGGAGTACCCGGGCCGCGTGATGATCGCGGAGGCCAACCAGTGGCCAGCCGAAGTCGTGAACTTCATGGGCACCGAAGAGGAGCCGCAGTGCCACATGGCCTTCGACTTCCCGGTGATGCCCCGCATCTTCTACTCCCTCCGCTCGCAGTCGGCGCAGGAGCTCACGCGTGTGCTCTCCGAGACCACAGAGATCCCTCCGGGGGGCGGGTGGGGCGTGTTCCTGCGCAACCACGATGAGCTGACGCTCGAGATGGTCTCCGAGGAGTACCGGCAGGCGATGTACGGCTGGTACGCCTACGACCCGCGGATGCGTGTGAACGTCGGCATCCGCCGCCGCCTGGCGCCCCTGCTCGACAATTCGCGAGACGAACTGGAACTCGCGCACGCGCTGCTGTTCTCACTCCCCGGTTCGCCGTTCCTGTACTACGGGGATGAGATCGGCATGGGCGACAACATCTGGCTCCCCGACCGCGATGCGTCCCGCACGCCCATGCAGTGGACTCCCGACCGCAACGCAGGCTTCTCGACCGCCGACCCCGGCAAGCTGTACCTGCCTGTCGTTCAGTCGCTCGTCTACAACTACTCGCTCGTGAACGTCGAGTCCCAGCTCGCGCAGTCGCGTTCGCTGCTGCACTGGATCCGCAATGTCATCCACGTGCGCAAGGCGCACCCGACGTTCGGTCTCGGCGGCATCCGCGTGCTCCGCACCGACCACGAATCCGTCCTCGCATTCGTGCGGGACTACGCGGGCTCCGGAACGCAGTTCGGTGACGTGTCGGAGCAGATCCTCTGCGTGTTCTCGTTCGCGCACAATCCGGTGTCGGTGCGCGTCGAGCTCACCGGCTACGAGGGCCAGCCGACGGTCGACCTCTTCGGCGGGGGGCACTTCCCGGATGTGGGAGACGACGGCATCCTCACGCTCACGCTCGCGTCGCAGAGCTTCTACTGGCTGCACCTCGGCGAGCCGCACACCGCGATTCCGCGCGCCTTCTGAGTGGCGTCGCCCGCCGGCTCTAGGCTTCCAGCATGAGCAGCTGGGCCGACCGCATCGGGGTGTTCGACCTGGAGACGACGGGCGTCGATGTGGAGACCGCGCGGATCGTCACCGCGTGCGTCGCCGTTCTCGACGCGCGCGGCGAGGTCATCGACCGATGGGATTGGATCGCCGACCCCGGGGTCGAGATCCCGGAGGGCGCCTCCGCGATCCACGGCATCACGACCGAGCGCGCGCGCCTCGAGGGCCGTCCGAGCGACGTGGTCGTCGCGGAGATCACCCAGACGCTGCGGACGCTCGTGTCGCTCGGGGTCCCGATCGTCGTCTACAACGCCCCGTACGACCTCTCGCTGCTGGACCGTGAGTGCCGACGCAACGAACTCGCGCCGCTCGAGGATCCGGCTCCCATCATCGATCCGCTCGTGCTCGACAAGGCGGTCGACCGTTACCGCAAGGGCAAGAGAACGCTCGAGGTCGCCGCGGCGCACTACGGCGTCATCCTCGACGACGCGCACGACGCCGGCGCCGATGCGATCGCGGCTGGCCGCGTGGCTCAGGCGCTCCTGCGCACGTTCCCGGCGGAGCTCGACATCCCGATCGACGACCTGCACGGCCGCCAGGCGATCTGGTACGCCGAGCAGGCTGCCCGATTCCAGGCGTACATCCGGAGCTCGAAGGGCGATGCGGAGTTCACGGCATCGACGGCCTGGCCCGTGAAGCTGCCTGTTCACCCGAACGCCTACCGCGACACGCAGCCCATCCCGCCGCTCGAGCCGCGCCAGGGGCGGGTTCCCGTGCTCGACTTCTCACGCCCGCTCGGGCTGCAGCTCGCGCCGCCCCCCTCAGCAGATCAGGCCCTCATGGCTCCGCCGCCCACGGCGAACGCGCCTGAGGCCGCTCTCGCGCTCGGATCCGCCCCGGCGCCGGAGGCTCGCCCCGCGAGCCGCTTCGCACCGGCTCCGGAGGCACAGCAGCCGGACGCGCCGCAGGCCGGCGCGCCCGTCGCCTCGTCGGATGGCGAGGACGACGCCCAGGAGCCCGCCCCTCGTCGCCGCTCCACTGCTCGCGTCACCGAGCGCACGGGATCCCGTCCCGACGTGCTGCGGATTGCGGCGGCGATCGTCATGGATCCTGCCGGGCGCACCCTCCTGGTGCGCAAGCGCGGCACCTCCAAGTTCATGCAGCCGGGCGGAAAGATGGAGGAGAGCGAGAGCGCCATCGAGGCACTCGCGCGCGAGCTCCAGGAGGAGATCGGCATCGATCTCGACGCCACCGATGCCGAATATCTGGGGCTGTACCGCGCTGTCGCGGCCAACGAGGAGGACACGGTCGTCATGGCGGCCGTCTTCGCGATGACGATCGACGGTCCTGTCGCAGCGGGCAACGAGATCGAGGAGCTGCTCTGGATCGACGACGCCGAGGCGGACCTCGCGGGCATCGAGGTCGCGCCGCTCACGACCGAGCATCTGCTCCCGGTGTGGGAGCGCCGCCGCGCGCAGCTCGGCGTTCGCTGACGCCGGGCTCTCGCCTCTGAGAACGCGCGCGGCACACCGACCGCACATACGAAGAGGGCCCCATCCGTGTGGATGGGGCCCTCTTCGTATACGGCTTACTTGCCGAAGCTCTTGTAGCGGGTGTTGAACTTCTCGACGCGGCCGGCGCTGTCCATGATGCGCTGCTTGCCCGTGTAGAAGGGGTGCGAGGCCGACGAGATCTCGACGTCGATGACCGGGTAGGTCGCACCGTCGAGCTCGATCGTCTTGTCGCTCGTGAGGGTCGAGCGAGTGAGGAAGGTCTCGCCGCTCGCCAGGTCGCGGAAGACGATCGCCTGGTAGTCGGGGTGGATGTCGGTCTTCATGAGGTACCTCAGTCGGAGAAAGGGATGGGTGAAAAACTAAGTTGGCAGGTCACGTGGACCGACTATCGAGTCTAGCAGACGTGCAGGCTGCCGAAGATCAGGCTGCCGCGCGCGCGGCGAACCTGTCGTCCTCGCTGCGGGTGACCTGCAGCGAGAGGCCGAACGCCTCCGAGAGCTTCTCTCCCGTGACGACCTCGTCGATCGGGCCGGAGCCCACGACCTCGCCGTCGGCGAGCAGCAGGGCATGCGTGAAGCCTGCCGGGATCTCCTCGACGTGGTGCGTGACCATGATCATCGCGGGGGCCTCACGGGTGGCGGCGTAGGCGCCGAGCAGCTGGACGAGCTCCTCGCGTGATCCGAGGTCGAGGCTCGCAGCCGGCTCGTCGAGCAGCAGGATCTCGGGGTCGGTCATCACGGCGCGGCCGATCTGCACGCGCTTCTGCTCGCCGTCCGAGAGCGTCCCGAAGCGGCGGTCGCGCAGCTTCTCCAGGCGCCATTCGCGCATGACGCGTTCGGCACGGCGGTTGTCGACGTCCTCGTAGTTCTCGTTCCAGCGTCCGGTGACGGCGTAGGCGGCCGTCAGAACCGAGTCGAAGACGGTCTCGGATCCGGGAACCTGGCGTGCGGACGCCGACGAGGCGAAGCCGATGCGCGGCCGAAGCTCGAAGATGTCGACCTTGCCGAGGCGCTCCCCCAGCACGTCGGCGGTGCCGGACGTGGGGTGGATGCTCGCCGCGGCGAGCTTCAGCAGCGTGGTCTTGCCAGCGCCGTTCGGGCCGAGCACCACCCACCGCTGGTCGGAGTCGACCGTCCAGTTCACGTGATTCAGGATCGGGTTGCCGTCGCGGACGACCGAGACATCGTTGAGGTCAAGAACTCGCACCATGATGGTCCAGCCTACCCGCGGACGCTGGCATAGACGGCCTGAGTGCGCTCGGCGATGCTCGCCCAGCTGAACTCGGCTTCCGCCCGCATGCGGCCCGCCTCGCCCATGAGGCGCGCGACCGTCGGGTCGGCGAGAACCTCGCTCAGCACCGCCGCGAGGTCGTCGATGAAGCGCTCCGGATCCACGGGCGTGCCCGTGCCGTCCGTGACCTGCTCGATGGGGACGAGACGGCCCGTGAGGCCGTCGGCGACGACCTCCGGGATGCCGCCGGTCGCGGTGCCCACGACGGGCAGGCCACAGGCCATGGCCTCGAGATTCACGATGCCGAGCGGCTCATAGACGGACGGACAGACGAACACCGTGCCAGAGCTCAGGATCGCGGCGAGGTCGTGCTGCGGGAGCATCTCCTCGATCCAGATGACGCCCTCGCGCTCCTCCTGCAGCAGCGCGACTCCGCGCTGCACCTCTTGGAGGATCTCGGGCGTGTCGGGGGCGCCCGCGCACAGGATGAGCTGCACGTCGGGATCCAGCTGGCGAGCCGCCTCGAGCAGGTACGGGAGACCCTTCTGGCGCGTGATGCGGCCGACGAACACGACGCTGCGGCGCTCGGGGTCGATGCCGTGGCGCTCGAGAACCGCGTGGTCCTCCGTGGGCTTCCAGCGCTCGAGATCGATGCCGTTGTGCACGACGTGCACACGCTCAGGGTCGACGTCCGGGTAGGCGCGCAGGATATCGGCGCGCATGCCGGCGCTCACCGCGATCACGGCGTCGGCGGCCTCGAATGCGGTCTTCTCGATCCAGCTCGACACGCGATAGCCGCCGCCGAGCTGCTCGGCCTTCCAGGGGCGCAGCGGCTCGAGGGAGTGTGCCGTCACGACATGAGGGATGCCGTGCAGGAGCTTGGCGAGGTGGCCAGCGCCGTTGGCGTACCAGGTGTGTGAGTGCACGATGTCGGCGCCCGCGACGTCCTCCGCCATCTGCAGGTCGACGCCGAGCGTCGCCAGCGCCGGGTTCGCGGACGTCAGCTGCGGGGGCACGAGGTAGGCGTAGCAGTGCGGCTCGTCGCGCGGCAGACCGAAGCAGCGCACGACGACGTCGACGTCGCGACGAAGCGCGGCCACGAGCTCC from Salinibacterium sp. ZJ70 carries:
- the glgA gene encoding glycogen synthase, with protein sequence MRVDVLSREYPPEVYGGAGVHVAELVAALRRDVDVVVRCFGLPRDEPHCYAYLVPPQLTSANPALATLGVDLQMAEDVAGADIVHSHTWYANGAGHLAKLLHGIPHVVTAHSLEPLRPWKAEQLGGGYRVSSWIEKTAFEAADAVIAVSAGMRADILRAYPDVDPERVHVVHNGIDLERWKPTEDHAVLERHGIDPERRSVVFVGRITRQKGLPYLLEAARQLDPDVQLILCAGAPDTPEILQEVQRGVALLQEEREGVIWIEEMLPQHDLAAILSSGTVFVCPSVYEPLGIVNLEAMACGLPVVGTATGGIPEVVADGLTGRLVPIEQVTDGTGTPVDPERFIDDLAAVLSEVLADPTVARLMGEAGRMRAEAEFSWASIAERTQAVYASVRG
- a CDS encoding ABC transporter ATP-binding protein; its protein translation is MVRVLDLNDVSVVRDGNPILNHVNWTVDSDQRWVVLGPNGAGKTTLLKLAAASIHPTSGTADVLGERLGKVDIFELRPRIGFASSASARQVPGSETVFDSVLTAAYAVTGRWNENYEDVDNRRAERVMREWRLEKLRDRRFGTLSDGEQKRVQIGRAVMTDPEILLLDEPAASLDLGSREELVQLLGAYAATREAPAMIMVTHHVEEIPAGFTHALLLADGEVVGSGPIDEVVTGEKLSEAFGLSLQVTRSEDDRFAARAAA
- the treS gene encoding maltose alpha-D-glucosyltransferase; this translates as MTFTAPITLPGLTLDPHWYRRAVFYEVMVRSFVDSNGDGSGDLGGLISRLDYLQWLGVDALWIPPIFASPLRDGGYDVSDYRTILPEYGTIDEFRELITKAHERNMRVVIDLPLNHTSDQHEWFQQSRSDPEGPYGDFYVWRDTDEGFPNIRIIFTDYEDSNWAFDAERRQFYFHRFFSHQPDLNYRNPAVHAAVFDIIRFWMDMGVDGFRLDAIPYLYESEEGNGEGEPETHEFIKAIRRMMDEEYPGRVMIAEANQWPAEVVNFMGTEEEPQCHMAFDFPVMPRIFYSLRSQSAQELTRVLSETTEIPPGGGWGVFLRNHDELTLEMVSEEYRQAMYGWYAYDPRMRVNVGIRRRLAPLLDNSRDELELAHALLFSLPGSPFLYYGDEIGMGDNIWLPDRDASRTPMQWTPDRNAGFSTADPGKLYLPVVQSLVYNYSLVNVESQLAQSRSLLHWIRNVIHVRKAHPTFGLGGIRVLRTDHESVLAFVRDYAGSGTQFGDVSEQILCVFSFAHNPVSVRVELTGYEGQPTVDLFGGGHFPDVGDDGILTLTLASQSFYWLHLGEPHTAIPRAF
- a CDS encoding type B 50S ribosomal protein L31; translation: MKTDIHPDYQAIVFRDLASGETFLTRSTLTSDKTIELDGATYPVIDVEISSASHPFYTGKQRIMDSAGRVEKFNTRYKSFGK
- a CDS encoding exonuclease domain-containing protein, which translates into the protein MSSWADRIGVFDLETTGVDVETARIVTACVAVLDARGEVIDRWDWIADPGVEIPEGASAIHGITTERARLEGRPSDVVVAEITQTLRTLVSLGVPIVVYNAPYDLSLLDRECRRNELAPLEDPAPIIDPLVLDKAVDRYRKGKRTLEVAAAHYGVILDDAHDAGADAIAAGRVAQALLRTFPAELDIPIDDLHGRQAIWYAEQAARFQAYIRSSKGDAEFTASTAWPVKLPVHPNAYRDTQPIPPLEPRQGRVPVLDFSRPLGLQLAPPPSADQALMAPPPTANAPEAALALGSAPAPEARPASRFAPAPEAQQPDAPQAGAPVASSDGEDDAQEPAPRRRSTARVTERTGSRPDVLRIAAAIVMDPAGRTLLVRKRGTSKFMQPGGKMEESESAIEALARELQEEIGIDLDATDAEYLGLYRAVAANEEDTVVMAAVFAMTIDGPVAAGNEIEELLWIDDAEADLAGIEVAPLTTEHLLPVWERRRAQLGVR